In Euleptes europaea isolate rEulEur1 chromosome 10, rEulEur1.hap1, whole genome shotgun sequence, the genomic window acctggtggttggcaaccctagtaataccgGTGCTTATTTTGTATAAAGAATCAGTGCAGGTACTTGTATATAAGGCTGCActgatttctaccaattccctCAGGACTTGGAAGGGCCCCCAAAAAGGTGCTGGTACATACTGGTGAATACTGACACAAAAAAGCCCCACATAATACTAAAAAACACACTGTGATGCAGGAAGATGCTTCCATGTGTGACCATGGTGGCTGCAGTATGCAACCAACAGCCAGCCTCCCTCAGAGGCTGGACCAGATGTTCAAGGATTGTAAATTTACTAGCCagtaaccatagaatcatagagttggaagggaccaccagggtcatctagtccaaccccctgcacaatgcaggaaactcacaactacctcccatatTTCATATTCTTTCACTTTAGTTAGCTGCATCTAGATTTGCCTAGTAGTTACCTATGAGTTGTGCGTTGTAGCTATCAAAGTTGTTTAACTAAGAGCCTTGCACATTTCCTTACCCACTGCCTTGGACACTCAGCAGCACGACGATAACGTTCCCCTTTGGCATCATCGTTCCCCTTGGTGTAACCAAGTGAGGGGCTAGATTTTCAGAGCTGAGGGGTGGTGGAATGCTACCATGGACAACCTTTCTGCCCCCAGCTTCCTAAGAGGGCTGCAAGCCAGAGAGGGGGGAAGTCTGGGGGAGAAAGCACCCTTTCCTTTATGGGGCAGCAACGCCATTCCACTACAAGCCCATTTAAGCCTCAAATGAGAAAACATCCAAAACATTTTTACATCAGACTTTATGTTGCAATATTCAATACTTAAGAACCCAGCTTTGCTGAATGTCTCTGTGGGTAAAAGTGAAGCAACATCAGCAGTCTGTGCAATTCACATTAAATACAAGTGTAAAGGACCTCTGGGGCAGCTAAGGACTAAATGAAACCCAATTGAAGCCAGATCATTCACTGTAACACCCTGGCTGACATCCAACCATCTGTGCACCGAAGCCACATGGAATGTCCCCATATTCCTCTCCATTCCCACAGCCCATTCCATTCCTGGAAAGACTATTCCTGGGGTTGTGAAGTCTGCAAAGAGAGATATCCACATGGGTTAGGGGGCTGGAATGAGGAGGGACAAGGGGATGAAATAACCCCATTTCCTTAGGACAACTGTGCTTGTGGAAGAGCAAGGAGAACAATTTAACCCCCATGTCCCTTCCCactgagtgtaaagtgccgtcaaatcgcagctgacttatggcgaccccagcaaggggctgtcaaggcaagcaagtaggcagaagtggtttgccattgccttcctctgcagagcctcccttggtggtctctcctCCAAGttccaaccctacttagcttctgagatttgatgggaTCGGGCTATacaatgctgctttccctccctccttcccactacagccccccaaaaaaaacccattagAAGGGACTCTAAGAACAAAAAGGAGTGCAAAGAAAATGCCATGTTCCAGTCACAGAAGAAGTGTATGCGAAATgcgtaggggcaatttaattattaaatactttccccttgcaccaattgctgttttttttttccttcatttgGTTTGGTGCGGCACTCTTATTTTTGATTGATTACTAATAATCCAGTAACAGATGGTCAGATACAAGCCACTGATTGTAATTTATCTATGCTCTCCGGTTgtgaacagaagaagagttggtttttatatgctgactttctctaccacttaaggcagcatcaaaccagcttacaatcaccttcccttccgctccccacaacagacaacctgtgaggcaggtggggctgagagagtgcaactagcccatggtcacccagctggcttcatgtttaggagctgggaaacaaatctagttcaccagattagcctccgccgctcatgtggaggtgggaaatcaaacccagttctccagatcagagtccagatcAGAGTTAagaaaccaccgttcttaacctctAAACCCGATATAGGGCTTTAcctatattgggttggatcctgcaaatCCATTCTGTTAATGGCAAGAGACTCTTTCCATCAGGGGAAGGCATCTTGAATATGGGGAGAGTGCTGTCATTTACCAGAGCAGCAGAATCCAACCCACTGTACAGCGTCTGTGGAATTTCTCTGCCACATGCCACTAAGCATATCTGTATTAAGTGTTGGTTTTAAACCAAGACTATTTCCATTAAACTTTCATATCAGATCATAAATAAATACCTCCTCTTGTGTCAGAGGCCTCTGACCGAGTTTGCCCTCACCACTCCTTATCACGTGTCCCCTCTTCACATCTTCGTTGGAGCTGTATAATTCTGGAAACTCAGCTGATTTCTTCCTGTAGTTCAGAAGATGGGCGAGTTCATCCATCCTGTTGTACTGTCTCTTAACGTCGAATTTGTGGGTTTTTTCACGGCGGCTGTTCTCACTGTGCTTGTGATTCAGGCTGTCCATAAGTTGCTTCTGCTCCCATGGCTCATAGTCATTATAGTCAGGAAAGAAATCTCTTTcatccaggcgggacctgggttCTTCTTCGCTCTCCAAAAACGGGTCGGCCGTATCGTCCTTCTTTTCAGCATGTCTGTTCTTCCATCTGAGCTGCTGGTAGTAAGGCATGTATGACGCTGCAGCTCTTTTCACGTTCTGTATGAGATAGTGGCTTCTTGGATAGCCCTCCTCAACTAGGAATGTCCTTTTATTAATGccatgttttttcccctcactgtaatgTCTCTTTTCAAGCTCTTCCTCCAGGACAGTAGGATAGTGCCGTTTTTCTTCCCTGGTCTCCTCTTCTGGGCTGTAGAACCTCTGCTCTccctcctccatgaccatgtttGGTGACTTTGGGATCTCCTCCATCTTGGCCATTCTTCGCTGTTTCTCATCCCAGCCCCCCAAACTATGTTGCTTGCCCATATCTTCAACACTTGCTTCGCCATGAGGCTTCCTTTCCTCATAATGGCGTCTTACTTCCTTTTGTGGCTCATCATGGAGTCTTTTTCTCTCATAGTGGTGCTGATTCTCTTCACTTTCCCTGCCATGGTGTCTTGTATCTTCCTCTTCTTTGCTGTGATACTTTCTGTTGTAGTACTCTTTACTCCTGccctttccctccatttcttCAGAGTCATGCATCTCCTCGGAGTTTCTCTTTTCCTCATAATGATGTCCTGTCTCATAATAGTGTTTGGGCCAGTGGCCCCTTTTATTCCAGAAGTCATCTTCTTCCTCGCTTGACTCTTCAAGGGAATCCCTCTTTTCACCATTACGATGTCTTCTATATTCAGAAGAATTGCCCAGCCTGGGTTTCCTGTGGTTCTGTCTTGGTTTGTGGTCTCGTTTTTCGGCCTCAGCTTCTTTCTCGTAAGAATCTTCATATTCTCGATGAAAACTGTGGTGATACTTTTCattgctctcctcctcctcttcttcctcctcctcctcctcttccttgcttTCCTGGTTTCCTTTTTCTTGGCTTTGTACACTTTCCTCAGAGTGCTTTAGGCCCACAGAATGTTTGTGGTCACCCTCAGCCACCCTTCCGACTGTAGAAAGTGACTTTTTGTCCAGAGGTTCatgctcctcctcctcattatgtttctcttctctgcttccttcttcacTGTGGTAATTTCTTGGATAGCTTCCATCTTCTTCGTTTCTTTTCTCACCctcattctttttttcctctttgtggtCTTCATCATAAGAATCAGGGCTCCCTTGGGGGGCAATTTGTTGGTCATCTTTTCCCTCATGTTTTCCTTCCTCTGGATGCCATTTTTCACCTCCTTTGACCTGTCTTTTGAATTCTTCTTCATTCAGTCTTTCCTTCACAGTCCCTTCTGGTGGTCTCTCCAGTTCTTTGGATTCTGATGAAAGCCTTGTGTTCAGTTCTATGTCGTGGCCTATTCTCTTCTCTTCTGCCTTTTGCTGGCCGCCTAAACAAAATGAGCAAAACAAGTTGTGGGTTTGTTGTGAGGTTGAGTGTACAATTCTGTCTGCACACCATGGCACCATGCTGACTGCCAACAcctttctggtgcccgccaagtgcttttagaaagtggacagggctaggtgggggtgggggatgcagattaaaaggcaccctattaaacagagcttctgactTAAATATTGAAGAGGTACTATTAGAGTTGTATATGACCTCCCTCCTTGACATTTTGtagttggttctgcctcctgcagcagccatgttgtgatTGGCtttacctcctgtggcagccattttgtgattggctccacctcccgtggcagccattttgtgattgtgccctgTGTCAGAGTTCCAGAGGTGCCTGTAGGCTTGAAAAGGTCGGGGAACCCTGGCTTAGAAAATGATGTTGACAAAAGATGTAATAGAAACCACAACCAATACATTTTTATATGAAGAGCACAGTAGGCACATCAGCCCCTAGCCCTTTCCAGATGTTATGCTCGCACATATTGGAAGCCTACCGATCAGGAGCATGCACTATCTGTGATCCTCCCGGTATGTGAGCTCgccatgttgtgtgaacagaGACAATGTGCATAGTTACCATACAGAAACAGCCTCGGTATGCATGAATGTAAAACAGTGAAAACACCAGTAGTTGGTCTGTGCATACTGAAGCTGTACACACATAATAAATACATGCAAAACCTTGGTCACAAAACATGATGATCACGTGTAGTGGGAGGATCTACATGTGGTTGGTAGGCTCCCTTGGTCACACAACTTGATGGCCACACATTTTGGGAGGATCTACATGTGGTTGGTAGGCTCCCTTGGTCACACAACTTGATGGCCACACATTTTGGGAGGATCTACATGTGGCTGGTAGGCTCCCATTATGCACAACTGTAACGTCTGGAGAGGGCAACAGGGGGAGACATTCCTTCCGATCTGTGTGCCCCAGGTCATAAATATCTTTAAAGGTTAAAATgagaaccttgaattgaactggGAGCAAATAGGAAGCCAGTGATGCATCATTTTAGAAGTGGCAGGACAAGGTAAATCAATGACTCTTTCCAGTTAACTTTCAGGCAGCTGCACTTTGTACTAGCTGAAGCTTCTAGATTGTCTTCAAGGACTTCTTCTAGATTGCATTACAGTAGCCCAGCCTACTGCTGCTCTTTGAGCGCCTTCCAAGAGGCTCCAGAAAGCTGAAATGGATATTTTGCAGAGTTGGGCAGAGTTAGGACAACTgaattcgtgtgtgtgtgtgggggggggagtccattCTGTTTTCCACCACTTTGCTACCCTGACTGTTGTGAGATAAATCGGTTGGGGTACCGGATTCGGAGACCTTGAGTACAAATTATAGTGTTGAACATATAAACCTTCCTTGTGCCAAGTCAGACTATTGATGCATCTCGCTCAGTATTGTTCATTCTGATAGGCAATGACTCTCCAGAATTTCAAGGGTccacttttagctggagatggcatgggatcgaacctgggacattctgcatataTTCTTCCATTTAACCATAACTTCTCCTCAAATCATTCCCATATTGCAGTTGGGGTGTTTGTGCTGAAACAGAAGGCTTGCCCTAAAGTCATATACTAGAGTTGTGGTACAGGCAAAATTCACACTGCTGACCTCCCAGATTTTCttacgctttcacacatgctgaataatgcactttcattccacgttcaatgtactttaacgatagtttgcaagtggattttgccatttcacacagtgaatccagctgcaaagtacattgaaagtgcattgaaagtgcattattcagtatgtgtgaaagcacccttagccTCTACACCACACCAGTTCACCTAAGCATGTGTCTCCTAGAAATGATGTATGCTTTTGAGCTCATTCAAATGTAATTTGCCACTGAGCACTAACCCTCCCAGAATATTCTGTTTGTATTTGCAATCCCCGCACTCATCCATATTTGACTGAGGGGGTGGTTCAGCTACCGAGAATGTCCTCCACACAGTGACCCTTGGCTGATATGGAGAAGGTAGCAGCATCCCAGCGGTAATCTTTGCAGtcattgtgtaaagaaaaatTGGAGCTTTCCCAAAGAGAATATCACTTCCTCTGTTAATGTGGCACAAAGCACAGAAGCCTGAATTAAAGGCCAATTGGTCATCCCCAAAGGGGATTATTGTTCTCTATGGAGAAACAATAGCAATTAACAAGAACAAACTTTTCTCATATCTCTACATTTTATGGTGTTGTCAGCCAGGCAGTAGAGAAATGCAAAGTGGGCAGGTATTTGAAGCCGAACATAGCCAAGATTGGcccgcatttttttaaaatgaagacaaCAATCCTCTCCTATAACAATATTTAGTTTTTGGTGTACTAGTTAATCACCCCATATGCTCAGTTTTATTATCCTGTTTATGAAAGTCACACCCCTGATTAGCATGATTCTCTCTAATGTATTTTAAGTGTATGAAAGAGGATTTTAGGGTCTTTGTGTAGTGCCTATCCCACAAAGATTCCATATCACAGCATGGAgatatttatgtatgtatatgaagctgtcttattctgagtcagaccactgataaGCAATGTCTGCTCTGATTGGTGGCAACTGACAAGTGTTTAAGGGGGAAAGGAGCTGTTCCCAATATCTGCTACCCAGGATCCTTaatgtcagtggttcccaaactttttcgtGTGGTGACCCACCAGTTCAAATTTACGTAGTTTGGCgacccattttaaaaacaaaacaaaacagagcgtGCACAAACCCATAAAACAGCAAAAGACTGGGGCCCGCTTTCTCAGGCTTCATGGCCCACTTTTGGATCAGGACCCACCAgtaaggaaacacttctttaagTCAAGATGTCAGAACATTGTGCATACTGAGCATGTCCTCCACACTGAGGGCCTGACTACATAGTACACTGTTTCTGGGTCCATCCCATGTCCACCTTGTGTCCTGTCAAACCACATGTGTGCTGGCAATTGCATGTTTAGAGCCCCCAGTTATTTTTGAATCTTAATTCTATGGCACTTAGGGGTCTGATTTGGGATGGGACTGCAgtgtggagggagagggggcttaCTGCTTCCCTTCTGctgtttttccaacctgaaataaCCCGAGAGAGATGTTATCTGCTCCACTGGGGAAACTTATGATGAGCTACACATATGCTTCCCTAACAGGACAAAAAGTATCTCTGTGGAGCCATTTCAGCTTGGGAGAGAGAAGGCCCCCTCGCCGTGAGCCACGGTCCAAATCCCAATTAGGTCCCCATATACCTGAGAAAACAAAGAACTCCAGCACATGTCTGTTTTGAAAGGATCAGGTGCATACCCTGACGCAGTATAATGTGTAGCTGGGTtcttagccacagccccttcctcccccagaaatgaccTTGATTGACACTAAAATGACGTGATCCTAATTCAAAACTCACATAAGGAAGGAGGAGGTAAAACTTCAAATTAATCTTTGTAATTGGGCACCTCTTTCTTGCTTGCACATGACGATACATTTTTTCAGATGTCACAATCACAGGATTTCTTCGAGGTTGCTGTAgtcacacacacaaccacacatCATGACCTGGGTCACATGCTGCATTTTTCTTGCAAATGTATAGCTAGGGACAGGTATGACTCCTCATGTGAAAAAGCTTTTGGTGTCTGAAGCAATGAATTAAGTGATACTTTGTCATTCTGTGAATGGGCTCTTGGGTGGTTATGATATCATTTGTGGAACAGTCACACTTACCAAACAGTTTTACTAGGTAAGGGCAGAAATGGATGAATCTATCGGATTCTTTTTAGATTGGCACTTACTTTTCTTCAGAAATTCCTTGCACAGGGGGTTGATTGGCGGAGCATTGGGTTTTGACAGACCGTTCAAAAGGACCTCTACGATGCATCGTGTCACCTGGAGGAAAAAGGAGTTAAGTGGGAAATGGGTGTTTTACGAATTCTGAGCATGGCCTATCATGAAAGTCAACATCagattgaagtttttttttaaaaaaaacaacaactaagaaTCTTTTGTCTTCTAATTGAGAGAAAAATTAAGCTAATGTAACCCAAAGTGTATAATCCCACAACCATACACATATATGAGCAACTGAACAACCTTCTTAAGATAACTAaaccaaagttttttttaaaaaaatcaggatgAGAAAAT contains:
- the CHGB gene encoding secretogranin-1, with the protein product MVPPSLALLSLLGAAALAGVRSAPVEKDDHVEEMVTRCIVEVLLNGLSKPNAPPINPLCKEFLKKSGQQKAEEKRIGHDIELNTRLSSESKELERPPEGTVKERLNEEEFKRQVKGGEKWHPEEGKHEGKDDQQIAPQGSPDSYDEDHKEEKKNEGEKRNEEDGSYPRNYHSEEGSREEKHNEEEEHEPLDKKSLSTVGRVAEGDHKHSVGLKHSEESVQSQEKGNQESKEEEEEEEEEEEESNEKYHHSFHREYEDSYEKEAEAEKRDHKPRQNHRKPRLGNSSEYRRHRNGEKRDSLEESSEEEDDFWNKRGHWPKHYYETGHHYEEKRNSEEMHDSEEMEGKGRSKEYYNRKYHSKEEEDTRHHGRESEENQHHYERKRLHDEPQKEVRRHYEERKPHGEASVEDMGKQHSLGGWDEKQRRMAKMEEIPKSPNMVMEEGEQRFYSPEEETREEKRHYPTVLEEELEKRHYSEGKKHGINKRTFLVEEGYPRSHYLIQNVKRAAASYMPYYQQLRWKNRHAEKKDDTADPFLESEEEPRSRLDERDFFPDYNDYEPWEQKQLMDSLNHKHSENSRREKTHKFDVKRQYNRMDELAHLLNYRKKSAEFPELYSSNEDVKRGHVIRSGEGKLGQRPLTQEEEKELENLAAMDLELQKMAEKFNNNRQG